Proteins from a single region of Gossypium arboreum isolate Shixiya-1 chromosome 1, ASM2569848v2, whole genome shotgun sequence:
- the LOC108480625 gene encoding glyoxylate/hydroxypyruvate reductase HPR3-like: protein MTGKEAQQPEELPVVFVHRRPSFILPFGDHLRSQFHVLDPYESPEPYDSFLARHAPSIRALMTMGPTLVSAEFLDRLPVLELIVATSAGLDHIDLPACRSRGIVVTNASSAFAEDAADCAVGLLIDVLRRISAADRFVRGRMWPVKETYPLGFKLGGKRVGIVGLGSIGSEVAKRLSAFGCTIAYTARNKKQSVPIPFYANVRDLAANSDVLVLCCALTKETYHFVNKDVMVVLGKEGVIINVGRGSLINEKELVQCLVGGEIGGAGLDVYENEPNVPKELFGLDNVVLSPHSAPATPESFEAVLQLTVGNLKAFFSNKPLVSVVSNE from the exons ATGACCGGCAAAGAAGCCCAACAACCAGAAGAGCTACCTGTAGTCTTCGTTCATCGTCGACCCTCATTCATCCTTCCTTTTGGGGACCATTTACGTTCTCAATTCCATGTCCTGGACCCTTATGAGTCGCCTGAGCCGTACGACTCCTTTCTGGCCCGTCATGCTCCCTCCATAAGAGCTCTCATGACTATGGGCCCCACCCTAGTTTCCGCCGAGTTTCTCGACCGTCTGCCTGTTTTGGAGCTGATAGTGGCTACAAGTGCTGGCCTTGATCATATAGACCTCCCTGCTTGTCGAAGCCGAGGCATCGTTGTTACTAATGCTAGCTCTGCCTTCGCAGAGGATGCAGCGGATTGTGCTGTTGGGTTGTTGATCGATGTCCTTAGAAGAATCTCTGCTGCTGATAGATTTGTTCGTGGTCGGATGTGGCCTGTTAAGGAAACCTACCCCCTTGGTTTTAAG CTAGGGGGAAAGCGTGTAGGGATTGTGGGATTGGGAAGCATTGGTTCTGAAGTTGCAAAGAGGCTCTCAGCCTTTGGCTGCACCATTGCCTACACCGCAAGAAACAAGAAGCAATCTGTTCCAATTCCATTCTATGCTAATGTCCGGGACCTTGCTGCAAACAGTGATGTTCTTGTTCTTTGTTGTGCACTGACAAAGGAAACTTACCACTTCGTCAATAAGGATGTAATGGTAGTATTAGGGAAGGAAGGAGTGATAATCAACGTCGGGCGTGGCTCGTTGATCAACGAGAAGGAATTAGTGCAGTGTTTAGTGGGAGGAGAAATTGGTGGTGCTGGTCTTGATGTGTATGAAAATGAGCCTAATGTCCCCAAGGAGCTATTTGGACTTGATAATGTCGTGTTGTCTCCACACAGTGCTCCCGCAACACCAGAATCCTTTGAAGCTGTGCTACAGCTGACTGTTGGCAACTTAAAAGCCTTCTTTTCGAATAAACCTTTGGTATCAGTAGTCTCAAATGAATGA